A window of the Methanobrevibacter ruminantium genome harbors these coding sequences:
- a CDS encoding sugar phosphate isomerase/epimerase family protein — MKKKKIIPVVAIMLLLVIVIVVNKLNQGESTHYSIQNSTQVTRSVEQYEEKISIAVQQIMIGTKCNNYETALETLKEIKDAGYDAIEINDFMIHKAGLTVKLMTKFGGMPVGNGGKLDWPSLIEESGLAVISLHSYLNSIEDNPEEVANEAKCFGTDVVVITGMYNFDYSDETQVRELANRLNVAGEELSKYGVKLLYHNHNVEMQKVNEKQTAYEIIVEETDPAYVNFEFDSYWMTDAGVNVPELMEKMGNRIKLWHINDRGCKKTGPYYTPILKEDATELGYGNMDLETLTEIAIENGVEGVILETHQNWINDDPIESIKVSSEFMRKHFRQ, encoded by the coding sequence ATGAAGAAGAAAAAAATTATTCCAGTAGTAGCTATTATGTTGTTATTGGTTATAGTGATTGTTGTGAATAAATTAAATCAAGGTGAATCTACACATTATTCTATTCAGAATAGTACACAAGTTACCAGGTCAGTAGAGCAGTATGAAGAGAAGATTTCAATAGCTGTTCAACAGATTATGATTGGTACAAAATGCAATAATTATGAAACAGCTTTAGAGACTTTAAAAGAGATAAAAGATGCTGGATATGATGCAATCGAAATCAATGATTTCATGATACATAAAGCAGGTTTGACCGTAAAATTGATGACTAAGTTCGGAGGAATGCCTGTAGGAAATGGAGGAAAGCTTGATTGGCCATCACTTATTGAAGAAAGTGGTCTGGCTGTAATCAGTTTACATAGCTATTTGAATAGTATTGAGGATAATCCTGAAGAAGTGGCAAATGAAGCTAAATGCTTTGGAACAGATGTGGTTGTTATTACAGGCATGTATAATTTTGATTATTCAGATGAAACACAAGTACGAGAATTAGCAAACCGTTTGAACGTAGCTGGCGAAGAATTATCAAAATATGGAGTAAAATTGTTGTATCATAATCATAATGTTGAAATGCAGAAAGTAAACGAAAAGCAAACTGCATATGAAATAATTGTAGAAGAAACAGATCCTGCCTATGTTAATTTTGAGTTTGATAGCTATTGGATGACCGATGCAGGGGTGAATGTTCCAGAATTAATGGAAAAGATGGGAAATCGAATAAAGTTATGGCACATTAATGATCGAGGATGTAAGAAAACAGGCCCATATTATACCCCGATTTTGAAAGAAGATGCTACAGAGTTGGGGTATGGAAATATGGATTTAGAAACATTAACGGAGATTGCAATAGAAAATGGAGTAGAAGGAGTTATATTGGAAACACATCAAAATTGGATCAATGATGACCCTATCGAAAGTATAAAGGTAAGCTCGGAATTTATGAGAAAGCACTTTCGACAGTAG